The nucleotide sequence TAGAACTCTATCCATGGCCGACAAGAAATCAAACAAAAGAATAGGATCCTATGATCTTGTGTAAATCTTCACCAACACACATGTTGTACTAAATTTTCAATTCACCCTCAAAAGCACTTCACCAACACACATGTTGTACTAAATTTTCAATTCACCCTCAAAAGCAAAGAAACAATCCTTAATAAACCTCAAAAGTATCAAAAACTTCAACAagcataaaaacaaaacaatgaggAAGCTTTTAAAGGAGACAGTAGTTTAATTTCTTCTATGaaggtattttttttgtcaaattaagCTCAACAACACTCTCACTCACTCACCCCAATTCAAACAACGTAAAAGAATGTAAGAACAAAGAATGTAAGAAAGAAACATGGCATGCAAGGGAATTAAGAAACAATAACACACCTTGAACTCTTTTTCAGTGAGTTTCTTGGTCTTGTTTTTCAGCTTAGATTGAAACAcaatgagagaaataaaaagacaTGTTCATTATGAAACCAAATGCGGGAGAAAATGTCAAAGAGAGCACGTTGTGGACCATACTTTAGACCACACACCAATCAATGCATTAGAATGATTTGGTACTGCGTTTGAGGAAAGTGATACACTCATCAAAGAAAGGTTTGTGACAAGACAACAACTAAAGGTGCATTGTTGAGAAAGTGATGAAGATTTGGTGAGTTATGTTCCAAGCATGTTGGGTTATATGGAAGTATGATATATTATAAACGATCCAAACACATAAATCACTTTGTGTTGAACTTGTTTTTAGCGATGATcgctttaaaaaattaattaatcaatattagatctaatattaatattacatgGTGATGAATTAATGTTCAAATCTTACTGCcgtaaaaatttctaaaattttcAACTTATATAGGGATGGAAGTACAAAATTACAAACTAAAAGACCCTTTTGTTTTTGGTATAGGCATGGCAATGGATACCCtatgggtagggtactacagTGTCTTTCCCCATATCCGCATTTGTTAAAAATACTCATacccgtaccctcgtgggcaacaactttagttctcttccccataccctatgggtacTTAAGTGCacatacccgcacccattacccgcactttaactatgaaaagacaataaaaacatcacaattgaaataaaattatggtccaaattttttaaaattaactcataaaagaGTACAAATCGTagtatttagtcaaataaaaaacatccaaaatatccctaacCGATTGTACACCGACATGATGGAGTTTGTTATTGTATAAAGTAGTtttttgtttaggtttaggtttaggcttaaatagcttaataaattaattaattatacaccaATTAAATTCATGTGTATGGGCACgggtttataatattatataaatatgtatatgcggggttGCGGGACTGGGTAGTATAGTATCCTTATCCATATCCATACCCATTTAAATTTACGGGTACTACCCGGACCCGTGCCCATATCCATGAAAGCGGAGTTTTACTCTACCCATTATAGATATTTTTTCCGAGTATCTGTCGAGTCTGgatccaattgccatccctatttTAATAGCATAATAACTTGGCCCTCGTGGTCATTCCACTTGTCATCATTTGCATCTTGTGGATTCCTTATCTttgtcaatttttaaatttttcttcctCAATTCCGTCAATGGCTCCATTGATTTATGAAAAAAGTGAATGAGTAGTATACGCTAGAGTTTGCTTTTTACCTTTAAATATAGTGCTTTGGACTTCCTTTCAATCATGAGTGAAGGGAGTCAAGCGACACCAATCATGAACTTCCTTTAAAGATTTTTTCATctcttattttcctttatttattcataaggAATGTTATTTGAGCAACCATTTTTGTTGACAACTTGTGGGAcaatcaaaatatacaaagaaatatgagtattgacacaaaaaccaaaacaatatagagataaagtaaaaatattatgtgaatttgagagagaaaattatcccaaaatgattgttcaaatatcatttctctttattcACTCTTATTTCCCATGAATAACATTTTTTAGGcaccttattaaaaaaaaaaaaattctttaggCAGttgttaatagtttttttataaaaaaaaattgattagtttcatatagaaaaagttgtttcttaaaattttattgtgttgaatacattatttttaaaataattttttcattttaaagacatttgttaacatttttctttatttattttatgattttagtttttgttgttgttacttATTGGATTTTTCACCACAAAAAATGATATTCGAGGTAAGTGTTTtagagatgattttttttatgtgtgacAAACAATTAATATTTATGTGCTTTGGCCcgattttagattttaaaggCGTGTATTTTAATCTCATatgattattaaatcattatctttttaacatagaaattaagTTCCAAATTTATCTCTTAGGAGGAGAGATTCCATGTTTGTCGGAGGGCAATTCCAGTTAGCAGAGCACCTTgcaaaaaacaatataaatataattgataagtgtaaaataattttataaattaattatgtaaTAATCAAGATCACGTCAAaactaaattgaaaatttgaatctaacaaaaaacaatataaatataacacTGTTCGAAATTGTAATTCCAAGTATCGATATGAGTTTCTCGAGGTTGAAGTATAACACTTTAAAAGGTACATAAACCAGCATGTAGTTAATTCCACCTCAAAAAAACTGTAGTTAATTCAAATGGTTacccctttaaaaaaaattaatagggaTTTAAAATTTGGATATTTATCTGTGTACAGTACCATAGTTGGTTCTTGTGTATAGCAAATTATGGACAAGTGGTGAGCCAAAGAGAATTTTTACTTGCCAATCACTTAGCTGTTATGGCCATTTTTGTGTTGTACTCCTAGGGATTTTtctattaacacacaaaaaataatttttagtttaaaatatccaacatttttagttataattaaaagttagactaaaaattataatttttgttattattttcataATGTCCAACagttaattataattaaaagtttattttctaatttcctACAACATTAAATATCAACGAGTTCGCAATAGATAATAATGTTTCAGTTCAAGGTCGAGGTGGAGGAGGAGATtatgtttttgaaagaaagagcAGGTGGGTGAGTGTATTTCTTTGCTCGATAACATTGTTTTGCATGATAATGTGTCAGACAAATGGATTTGGAAACATGACCCTAATTATGGTTATTTAGTTAAAGGTGTGTATCAGTCATTAACTCGGGGGAAACAACATAAACGCGAGTCTTTCACAAAGATTATTTGGAACAAAGCGGTTACACTGAAAGtgtcattatttttttggaagcTTTTGAATAAGAGGATTCCCACCAAAGACAATTTGGTGCATCATGTTGTCATCAACTTGGATTCGCAACTATGCTTAGGAGGTTGCGAAAAGGAGGAAACTATTAATCAACTATTTATGGAGTGTGCTTTCTCTGGCagcattttgattgattttatgcATTGGTTGAGAGTTCGAAGTGTGATGTCTAATGACGTGGGCTTGCATGTGTTTCAATTTGTTGGCTCCCACttgtttcataaaatttatgctCCTTCCGATTCACCCTCAACTTACTAGTAATAGTTCGAAGTGTGATGAACTATGTTTGGATCATTTGGAAGGAGCATCATTCTCGGATTTTCTTTGCCAAAATCTTATCTAAGGAGCAACTTTTATATCATTGTATCTTCCCCACGCTTTTTTACGCACTCTGTGTTTCTTGCCGCAAGAAATCTATCTCTAGGTTAAAAATAGGAAGGGGAATTGGGTTGGGCTCTAAAAAtccatatattttattttcttttacggTGGGCCCGTTAAGatactcatttatttttttataaacaaaattatgcATTTTATCTTAATAGTTGAGTGTTTTCCAagagattaaaaaaacatttttatgttGTCGAATGTGAAAAGATTTAATATGttgattgaaaatatataaaataatataagaaatataaaaaagttcttaataataattcaatattattttaatttaaatgggtctataaatagaataaaatttaattttaaaacccattttgataattatacattcaaaagaaattttgaatcaaattattCAATCAACCTCAAATGTTAAGAATCACTTTGTGTTGTATTAAAAAAGAATCATTTTGTGTTATTATATACAAAGATAAACCAATTCACCCTTAACTTACTTTTACctaaactcaattctatcaaaattaattattatcgTCGCAGAACCAAACACACGCTAACTATTACTCGTTTTAATGGAATATAATTTTATGCATCTTTTAACTACAATTACATGATATTGTGTTTAACTGTGTTGCAATTGTCGCcaagattttgaataaaaatggaCAATATTATGTTTCAAATGTGATAATTGTAAAGCATATGTAGACTATATAGTGACAAAGTTCTCATAATATTTTTACCTAACCATATAATTTTATCAACAcatcagaaaaataaaataaatattgtgatGAATGACTTCTTCCCTTTTAAATTGAACATAATCTTAAATGTGTgatctttaatatatttattatatatatgtatactttTGAGGTTGGCGTCAAATACTCTACATATTCCACTATATATGTATTGTTTGATGAAGTTGTTGAACAAGTGACCCAATTGAAATTAGCTAATTTAACTCAacttttaaaaatgtaattgtTAAATATGCTCTTAGTATATGTTCTTAGTCTTCTTGTTATGCCTACTGTTGTTGATAATTAAAGACATAAAAACATTGCTTGAAATGGGGAAGAAAACAGTGCATATAAGTTTTAAATTGTTAAGATCTATCTGTGATTTggaaagaaatattttatttaggtAGCTAGAAAACATATTATATGGAGTGGGTTGAGATTCTTCAGGATGAGTTTTAAATTActagattttgtgtttaaaGAATAATGTGAAGTTGTTTAGTGGTAGAGCATTTACCACAAAGTTATAATTGTGACTTGCTATAGCAAGTAAGTTATTGAGGTCTACTCATGGTCCCTTTAAATTGAGGTCTATATTAGAGGCTTccttataatttattataaggCAACCCTTGATATGGTCCCCAAAAAACATGGTGCACCCATGGTCCTCTCAAAATGACCTTCaataagataaaaataacaaagggTGAGTAGAATAAGATTAGAAATtagtttaatttatcattttatgttGATGCAccaaataaaagattaaatgatGATATAATAGTTTTATCATGTCCTAtctttcaatcttttttttgaaaaagttaaaatggAATTTATTAAAATCGAAATGAATCTTAACTAGCACAAGAAGTGCTATGCTAGGAGTCTTAAAGTAGCAACATACAAAGGATAGATGGGGAGCCCCCAATGGAAAATCCATACACCCgtgaatcaaagaaaaaatccaaaaaaaaactataggaAATGCCTCCTAGCAAAGGGTTATATCTGAAATCAATTAATAGAAACACCAAAACCAAGCTAACAGCACGatcaacaaaacaacataaacatatgGTGTACCAAAATCCTCAAACGTCGTCACAACAccacaaaaacaactttcaccGCCCATATTCCGTTGCTCGCACACAACCCCTGAACACCAACTTAAAAACCTAcacaacaaccaacaacttttgaaaaatagtCGGGAATAAAACCCTAAACACCACCCTTAGCTCTCCCAAACACCTTCATCCAAAACACACCTCGAAGAACCGCAAAAGTCAACCACAAACCCTTGTACCATCAtacaacaaggaaaaaaaacctaaccaccaccaaaaaccaccacaaacaccaccacaaaaatcAACATCACTACCACCATCGTCACCAAACTACCATTGACCGCCACAAAAGGCACCATTAACCATCACTAAAAAGCAACACCAGCCACCACGCGCATCACCACCaaaaaccaccaccaccacgaGTCTCGCCACAAAAGAGCCAAATTCAGCACCACCATGAAAACCGTCATGAAGCACCACAAACTAACACAACCAAAGATCCATCAAAACCATCACCACCTATGTTGCGATCAAACATAATCTCCACCACAACCAAGAGAGAAAACGAATCAAATAGTAGCTCCAATAAAACCAAACAACCACCGAGAAGCATCCAACGACACACCACGAAACCCACCAACGTCCCAACCAAGCGAAACAaacaaaacaccaaaaatacaaaccaaCCTTTACGACGACAGAGAGAGCAACCGTACATCGGAAAGGTACGGTGGTGCGGAGGACAGAGACCCTCATCGCACCACCATCCATTTGATCTACATGACGGCGACGGTGGATTTGGAATTTGTGTGAGGAAGAAAGGAGTAGGGCAGTCCTAGGTTTATTGAGAAAGGAGTAAAACGGCTGTTGTTTTTGAGGAAGATGTTAAGTTTTTGAGTACGGCCCCAAAAAAATTCACAGTTATCTTTTTTAGAGGACGAAGTAAGTATTTCCTATATTTCAATCTTGTTCACCTGTCGGACCATCACTAAGCCGAGTAATTTACTGCTGATTCAATTGAGATCCATATGTTCGATTTTTTATATGGAAATTATACACTGACATTGTTGGTTACATTTTaacaaatcattaaaaatttcCAGTTCTTATTTTATAGTTttagaaaagaattaaaagaaaacaagtaATGAAGCTGTGACATGAGTAATATAGTGATTTAATTTCATACAAACACAATATAGGGATCAAGTCCCATTgctaatattattattgtttattgttAACACATTTCCATAATCTAACATTAGAAATTCATTCCTAAGATATACTAGTATTATATAGTACTCGCTCTGaacttaaatataagcaaaaaagtacGTGTCGTCGATAAGATATACATATACTTTTTAGCTTATATGTAATATAAGACAtggtttataatttataaaaccaTAAATTTAGACCTACTTTTGATGTTTTCATATGCTTCTACTATACAAATAAAAGTGGTAATGTTATTTGTAGGAAAAAGGTAAGAGAGACGGTTCTAACTTTAGATCGGTTAAACATCAAACgttatcaattttgttgtttttcttgtttgcGCCTCCATGGGACCACTTGCTTAAAGCTTCCATAAATACTTGCCTGCAGTTATAAAATTGCTTCTTAATagtaagaaaatattaaaacaacaaCCAAACCAATTTAATGATAATGTTCATACGCAACAAACTCCAAAAGTCATAGCAATACAATAGCACTAATTTCTTGTTATCTATCTATTCTAGTGAAACTTCAACTTTTCTTTTACCAAACAAACATCATGCATGAGTGTAAAGTTCTACATTCATCGTAATTATTTTTCGATATACTCTCTCTGATCACATTTATAGATAAAAGAATGTATTTAGACGTCATATTTCAACCCCTAGTGTCGTGAAGTTAACTCTAGACTAGATAATATCGAGTTTTACTACTTTTATTGGAAGAATTGGACCATGAACTTAAATAGACAAAAAATTGAAAGGCCTAATGCAATGATTTTAATAGTCACCCCATTAGGCCGGCCATGATAGTATGGTcaaagattattttaattttaattaaaaataaaacatcaatatcattTAGACATAGGCTAGACATTAATTTAAGCTAGtattctttaaaatttaaagatgAACCAATCATATTTTAGATACATGTTCGTATTTaatagaaaaagcaaaaacttTTTAGTGTCATGCTGAAAATGGACCATATGTTAGTGAAGTTTCACAGGAAGATCCATTTATCTCTAGTTGAACGTAACCTTTATCTACAAAATACCTTATTTCCTAAGCATTATACATGATTCACAATAGTAGGAGTTCGATTTTATACCAACTAGTAGCAACCATAAAACCAAAAACCATAAATGGGATGGACCACAACACTGTATCAAAGTTAGAAAAAAATGACCTTCACAACTAGCATGTCAACCGTGTGTATCAACTCCATTAATATTTTAACTAACAATTTCACAAATCATCCAAAAAACCGACCAAAAATGATTGCACATAATCAATGATTTATATCAAGAATTAATTTGCATAAAAGTTAGCCACATGTAAATTTAAAACTTATACCTACAAGCTAACTTTAACTCCATCTGTCAAGTTTACTAATATGATTAATTTCCATTAattgttgaataaattattCTTTAGAGAGTAAcctataaaaaaacttttttaaagtaCTATCCTAAATAAAGAGTGAAACATGAATGGATaagatatataaaataaaataaaaataaataaaaaataggaaaagAGACATACCCAAAAATGTGAAGTTCCATGTGAGAAGCTTCCCCTTCTCTTAACTCTTGTGATCTTCACCTTATCACCACCCTCAACACTCCAACTTGAAAAGTCAAAACTACCCTCACGAtcaattctattatttttcttcaacccACCCCACCTACTAGACCCAAAATTCACACTGTCCTTGTTATTATTATCCCTATACGACGTCGTAAAAGACACAGCCCGTCCAACGTAAGGACCTTCCAAAACAGTTGTGGGTGATGGTGCGTAAATATTGCCAGTACTCTCCCTCTCCAAAGACAACAACCTAGGAGGAAGTTCCAAAGCTCTAACAACGTTGTTAACTTCTCTTTCTCTAAGCTCTGGTCGTGTATGACATGACCTAGGCTTCCCTGGTGCTTCCTCCCATTTAAACGGTATCGATATAACCGTTGTTCGCGGTGGTGGAGTTGGTGCCTCCGACGAAAACCCCGGCCGTGTTAATATTGTTGGTAGAGAAAGTTTCTTTGGTGTGTCGTAGTTGCTCCTTAATTCATCATCATGATCAGGTTTCTTATTATTCTCTGAAGTCATGATATTTTACACGAATCGAAGCGACAAAGACTGAATCAGATAGAACTATagtgaaatattttgatgtgtGGTGTTTATTTATAGAGGGTTGTGGTGAGGAGTATTTAAAGGGACATAGTGAAGAGTGTGGAATTTTAGAGGCTCCTATAATTTCACGAGAAGGGAGAACATGCGCGTTTatgaatggaatggaatgacGGATTAGTCCTTGTGTGGGTCCTACATTGACTCTTTCTAAAGTGAGGATAAGGACAATCAACGGTCACTATGCAATATGACTAATGGGGTCTTTATTTTTAAGAGTAATGAATGGGATATAAACTATTGCATGTAACGTCTACGTTTTCATATTTTAGATACGGCATTCAATATTTgcactttaaaaaataacaaccaTAATTTAAGTGAAATGATGATatctattttctctttttttgacGTAATATATAACTGATTGTATAGAAGAAAACCAATGGTTTGGTCCACCACATCATATTAGGTCTGCaaataaaaaaggattttttttttactaaaaataaatagaatatcTTGGAGGGTGCTTAATAGTTTGATTCATccgaaaaataaattatttggagATTCTAtctttataatataattatttttggtcaagtagtctaggAGCTAAAACTcgcacatttatttttataatttttttttgttaagtaacCTAATGGTTGaaactcacacattttaaatgtgaagaagtgaGATGTCTATAATTCGAACCCCTATCctatgcatatattatacattgtctctaccaactgagttaagctcacatgAATATTTTATAGTTATTCTAATCTAACTAATGGTGAACAGAATCTTCTAGCCATAAGAGGATAcatttgaaatttatatttaaacataataataataataataataataataatgttgttTTCTGAAACAAGTAACTATAAATGTGAACTAAGAAAATCATGCATTCccttaaaaaagttattatgcATAAATATTAAAGACGTGTTGATATATGAAGTTTATCTATAACAGCTTTTTGGTAAGGGGTGACTAAATCAGCTGTGTATCAAATCATAACTGAAATAAAGTAAAAACCGATTAAACAGTTGTAGTATTAGGCATATATAGAACTATAGGTAATTTGTGCATGTCATACAGGttctatatatttatattaataattaatacgAGGTTGAAGTTCGTGTTATGTTATCATCTCAATTAAGATTAATTACACTATATAGTAATatataaagaacaaaataattaaaaaaagaaagaaaaaagatttgAGCATGCAGACGGTGATTGATGGTGGAGCACAAACGTGGTGTTGAGGGAAGAGGgaatcaaatcatcaataatgGAGTTGCCAGCAAAAAGGGATAAACATATTAATTAGAATGATATAGCATGCATGTATATAGGTTAATTAACGCCAGATTGTAAGATAGTTAGTATGAAAATTAAGTGATAATTGAGATAAAACTGGTTAATGAGTTAAGACAAATTAAATTGTTTGAGGAAAACTTAAGTTTGGGTTTGTTTAAAACAATTGtttattagattttatttatctCTCCTTGTCAAACTCTGGATATCGAGACTCTTTTATGCGAATATCAGATGgactaagacaaaaaaaaagtatgatttaAGAGTGATACACatgatattttgtttgaagAGGCAAAGTGATACacataatattttgtttgagtgcaattgaaaaaataaattaaaattatatatcttgaaagttgaaagtgtgaacatttttttgtttaaatctaATATATAGTTGGACAAAGAGAGAGTATATCTTTATGGTTAAAAAGGTTAAATTATACCGGATAGCTTgaagttatttaattataataagttgttcttttaagtttttttttgtaccATTTAGACCCTAtaagttaattaattgtaaCAAGTTAATCTTTAAAGTTTTTTCCGTATCAATTAGGTCATTTATTTAACCGTAATAATTTAGGggatttaaaatcttaaaaatgtaAGTTATTCGGTGTTTAaaagttacaattaaataacttaaatgtcCTATATAATACGAAAAATACTTAAAGGACAAAgttattacaattaaataacttaaaagatgTAACTTGtacgaaaaaaacttaaaacccaacttattataatttaataacttaaaggaccacgggtataatttaaccaaattaaaaatttgatcaaataaaACTGTATTAAATGtcttgacaaaataaaaattaaaagtatgttGTAAGAACAACTCTTGTTAGAAAAAGTGTTGGAAAATCAATAATAGAAAACCTCTATCACACatctatttttttagagaaacaaaaagaaataaaaatacaactcACATTTATAATAACCcctttagaagaaaaaaaaatgtctttaaataaaacattaatatataatGCAAATTCTATCTAAAGTCGCTGAGTTGTATGAgttttttgaaattcttaaGGTTGTCcaatattgataattttttgaggTTGCTTTATCAATAATTAACCAAGCATATTATGAAACtagtcaaagaaaaaaagagcaTTATATATGAATGAAATTCCAAACATCAAATGAAGGCAATATTAAAGAATTAGCACTATAGTCATTATCCCAACACAATAGAAAGTTAGTACATGATCAACCTCACtaaatttgaaaagagaaaggataagaacaataaaaaaaacaagccGCAATTACTTTCATGAGTTCTTTTTCTCCCTTTGTTGTTAAGTACACGATTATATTTTCAACTTTAGTAGTAGATATATACGTTAAATCtttgatatatattaaaaagaacCAACAAtagttttgtaacaaaataaagtaaaagaacCAATAGCATTAACAATATTTGTATACATCGTgaatttaactcagttgatagggatattgcatattttatgcaggggtcggggttcgaaccccaaacatcacatttctccatatttaaatgtgtgagctctCACCATCAGATGACTAGACTACTTGgcctaaaaaaacaattttcctaTACAAGTTGTTCAACATgacttgttttcattttttctatcTAATTTCTCTACATggtgtttatctttttcatgTTTTAAGATTGCAAGTATACGTTTCCTTTAACTTTTGTAGCCACCAAGGAAAAGTTGAGCAAGCAGGCTATCCTAAAGCAGTTTCTGTATGTTTGGTTAGGGCACCAATCTCATCCGTCTTGCGTCACACAAGTGAAGCCCATGTTGTGATTGTTATTTATTGTCAATCAAGGAATTGAACGTTGAAAACTTTAATGTACATTTTTCATGCAGTTCAATGGTGGATCGACCCTTTTGACACACTGGATATCCACTTGTATAGGAATGTTCAAttgcttcaaatattttctttgaacATGCATTGTGTGTACCAAACATTGACACTAGACAATTCGATTATTTAATTGcttcaaatgtaaataaattctatttttgGATAGAAAGTCAATACAAGTATTAACACATGGCAAATACatgatcaactttttttttaaaacatattattATTGGTGGGGTTTTTTGCCGAGGAATACAATGGCTGTCGTGGATATGTATTATACGCTTTAAGCTCAACTCTAATCAAGTGGGAATCTCTTTGATAACAACTCTTTCTCACCATGTTTTGGAGGCTGTCAAGGAATTTCCTAATTAGTGATTTGGCGTGATGGTATTAGCACTCATCCAATATAATTAGAGTCACCCATTTgtaatgaataaaattttgtaacatATATCCTACTATTTAgttattctaaattataaacccttttagtttttaaaaaaaaaaaacgtctaCAAGTTATGGATAATCGTGTAACTTATTTATCCAAGGTGATTAGAAGGGATGGTCGATATTAAGATATCGAGCATCAATCCGTCAAGGTTGAAGTTGGGGGTGTGGTACGTCCGAAATTCTAGTTAGTATGATAGCAAATAGGTTGAAGTTGAAGGAAGTCTTTTATAGGTGAGGGTATGGAGCCGTTGGAGAGTTGATGAGCCACCGGTCCATCAACGTCGAACTCCGGCATCCGTTGTTGGGCGTCGCGGAGGTATTACAAAGTGTTGTAGTTTGAGGCATAGCTGGTGATCCGTTCCAAGAgttgctcttctcccatttgtttttgctcattcccgtcctacgtgagttaactcacgttgaaaaatacacctacgtgagttaactcac is from Medicago truncatula cultivar Jemalong A17 chromosome 1, MtrunA17r5.0-ANR, whole genome shotgun sequence and encodes:
- the LOC25481855 gene encoding uncharacterized protein At4g00950, whose translation is MTSENNKKPDHDDELRSNYDTPKKLSLPTILTRPGFSSEAPTPPPRTTVISIPFKWEEAPGKPRSCHTRPELREREVNNVVRALELPPRLLSLERESTGNIYAPSPTTVLEGPYVGRAVSFTTSYRDNNNKDSVNFGSSRWGGLKKNNRIDREGSFDFSSWSVEGGDKVKITRVKRRGSFSHGTSHFWASIYGSFKQVVPWRRKQEKQQN